One genomic region from Balaenoptera acutorostrata chromosome 1, mBalAcu1.1, whole genome shotgun sequence encodes:
- the LOC103017783 gene encoding cyclin-dependent kinase 2-associated protein 2-like → MSYKPIALAPSSTPGPSTPVPTAGSVPSPSGSVPGAAAPFRPLFNDFGPPSMGYVQAVKPPGAQGSQSTYTDLLSVIEEMGKEIRPTYAGSKSAMERLKRGINHAQALGRECLAETEWNARMQQDSTPSQHLDLSWPLQSTCFSLAFTLSCTSHPGLPVLCPLVGALQEPVGGSHSSRQH, encoded by the coding sequence ATGTCCTACAAACCCATCGCCCTCGCCCCCAGCAGCACCCCTGGGCCCAGCACCCCGGTCCCTACAGCCGGAAGTGTCCCATCGCCGTCGGGCTCGGTGCCAGGAGCCGCTGCCCCTTTCAGACCACTGTTTAACGACTTTGGACCGCCCTCCATGGGCTATGTGCAGGCAGTGAAACCACCTGGCGCCCAGGGCTCCCAGAGCACTTACACCGACCTGCTGTCGGTCATAGAGGAGATGGGCAAAGAGATCCGGCCCACCTATGCTGGCAGCAAGAGCGCCATGGAGCGCCTGAAGAGAGGCATCAACCATGCCCAGGCCCTAGGCAGAGAGTGCCTGGCAGAGACAGAGTGGAACGCCCGCATGCAACAGGACTCGACTCCGTCTCAGCATCTGGACCTTTCCTGGCCACTGCAGAGCACCTGCTTCTCCCTGGCCTTCACCCTGAGTTGCACTTCCCATCCTGGGCTTCCTGTCCTGTGTCCTTTGGTGGGTGCCCTCCAGGAACCAGTGGGCGGCTCTCACTCCAGTCGGCAGCACTAA